The following are encoded together in the Brassica napus cultivar Da-Ae chromosome A9, Da-Ae, whole genome shotgun sequence genome:
- the LOC106381793 gene encoding cyclic pyranopterin monophosphate synthase, mitochondrial-like: MFSTLRRAMFLRRFPVPAKRGFSSKFSDEINLRVLDELNQEMQSIFGAEPPATMDYPELNSSIGSLESTKPESSRQYEQPPKVVTEDISKLTHVGVSGEAQMVDVSSKDNTKRTALACCKVILGKRVFDLVLANQMGKGDVLGVAKIAGINGAKQTSSLIPLCHNIALTHVRVDLRLNPEDFSVDIEGEASCTGKTGVEMEAMTAVSVAGLTVYDMCKAASKDISITDVRLERKTGGKSGYWSRGE, translated from the exons atgttttcgACGCTCCGTCGCGCCATGTTTCTCCGTCGATTCCCGGTTCCGGCGAAAAGGGGTTTCAGCAGTAAATTTTCCGATGAAATAAATCTCCGAGTTCTAGATGAGCTGAATCAG GAAATGCAATCAATCTTTGGAGCTGAACCTCCTGCGACTATGGATTACCCTGAGTTGAACTCCAGTATTGGATCTCTGGAATCTACAAAACCGGAGAGTTCTAGGCAATATGAACAACCTCCCAAAGTGGTTACTGAAGATATCTCTAAGCTAACCCATGTCGGCGTCTCCGGGGAAGCTCAGATGGTGGATGTTTCATCAAAGGACAATACTAAGAGAACCGCATTGGCTTGCTGTAAAGTCATTCTAGGGAAAAGAGTTTTCGATTTGGTCTTAGCCAATCAAATGGGGAAAGGAGACGTTCTCGGAGTGGCGAAGATCGCTGGCATCAACGGAGCTAAACAAACCAGCAGTTTAATCCCACTGTGTCATAACATTGCTCTTACGCATGTTCGCGTAGACTTGAGATTAAACCCTGAGGATTTTAGTGTTGACATTGAAGGAGAAGCTTCTTGCACTGGCAAAACCGGAGTTGAGATGGAAGCTATGACTGCTGTATCGGTTGCTGGTTTAACTGTTTACGACATGTGCAAGGCTGCTTCCAAAGATATCAGCATTACAGATGTGAGGCTCGAGCGTAAAACTGGTGGAAAGAGTGGGTATTGGTCTAGAGGCGAGTGA
- the LOC106369244 gene encoding pathogenesis-related protein 1A-like, translating into MELRKGGLRAPFIIFAAIVLFLLQFWAVTGQINHSEPSTQIAVNSSSGTSTRFLSSSSPLSLTGKRSSFRFRWRRRRHHRNKVNRASIQFLYAHNLIRARVGEPPLRWDGRLAAYARRWARQRVGDCRLVHSNGPYGENIFWAGQNNWRTINIVKVWADENKFYDVKANTCEPGQMCGHYTQIVWRDSTKVGCARVDCSNGGLYAICVYNPPGNYEGENPFGNYEDQIGLVREDPPAVVVNPF; encoded by the coding sequence ATGGAGCTTCGTAAAGGGGGATTACGAGCTCCTTTTATCATATTCGCCGCCATTGTGTTATTCCTCCTTCAGTTTTGGGCCGTGACGGGCCAAATTAATCACAGCGAGCCTTCTACACAGATCGCCGTTAACTCTTCGTCAGGGACAAGTACTCGCTTCCTGTCCTCATCATCACCACTATCGTTAACCGGGAAACGATCCTCGTTCAGGTTCAGGTGGAGGAGAAGACGACATCATCGTAACAAAGTAAACAGAGCGAGCATTCAGTTTCTATACGCACACAACCTCATACGAGCCCGCGTGGGAGAACCACCGTTACGATGGGACGGAAGACTAGCGGCGTACGCGCGTAGGTGGGCCAGACAGCGTGTTGGGGACTGTAGGCTTGTTCACTCCAACGGTCCGTAcggagaaaacatattttgggCGGGACAAAATAACTGGAGGACCATAAATATCGTTAAAGTGTGGGCCGATGAGAACAAGTTTTACGACGTGAAGGCTAACACGTGTGAGCCGGGACAAATGTGTGGACACTACACGCAGATCGTGTGGAGAGACAGCACGAAGGTTGGGTGTGCACGTGTGGATTGCTCAAATGGTGGTCTTTATGCGATTTGCGTTTATAATCCACCTGGAAATTACGAAGGTGAGAACCCGTTTGGAAATTATGAAGACCAGATTGGTCTTGTCCGAGAGGATCCACCGGCGGTGGTCGTTAATCCATTTTAA